TTCGACCAAGATGATCGCCGACGTCACGGGAAACATCGGCGAGGCCTCGAACACGGCCGCCGAGGTCGCGGCCAAGGCGTCCGACCTGATGCGCGGCATCGCGCAGATCAGCGAGAACGTGGGCAACGCCGCGCGCGGCGCGCTCGAGGTGGCCGCGCACATCGAATCCGTTCGCCTCTCCTCGGTGGACTCGTCGAACGAGGCCACGGGCGTGCGAAAGCGCGCCCAGGATCTGACGGAGCTCTCGACCCGGCTGAAGTCGCTCGTGGGCCAGTTCCGGGTCTAGGGGCGCAGCGCCTACGCGGGAAGGCCGCGCGTCTCGGAAAGGCCGAGCATCAGGTTCAGATTCTGGATCGCCAGACCGGCGGCGCCCTTGCCCAGGTTGTCGAGCACCGCCATCAGGCGCACGTGGCCGCCCGGGTTCGGCAGCACGCGCAGCTCGATGCGATTGGTGTCGTTGCAGGCGCGCGGGTCGAAGCTCCGCTCGTCGGAATCCAGGGGCTCGCGGATCGGAAGCACGCGCACGAAGGGCTCGTCCCGGTAGCGCGCGGCGAGTGCCTCCCAGATCGACTTGCCCGAGACTCCGCTCGCGAGCAGCGCCGCGTGCAGCGGCAGCTGCACGCGCATTCCGCAGCGGAACGGACCGACGGCAGGTGCGAATTCCGGCGCGTGCGCGAGCCCGCTCCAGCGCGTGATCTCGGCAATGTGCTTGTGGACGCGGTCGAGCGCGTAGGGCGCCTCGTACACGTGCGTGAGCAGGCCGCCCGCCGGATCCTCCCACTTCGCGATCATCTCGCGTCCGCCGCCGGAGTAGCCCGAGACGCCGTGCACGCTGATCGGAGTGTCACGCGCGATCAGCCCCGCGTCGACGAGCGGCCGCAGCAGCAGGATGGCCGCGGTCGCCCAGCAGCCGCCGTTCGACACACGAGCGGCGCCGCGAATCCGTTCGCGCTGGTCGGCCACGAGCTCCGGCAGGCCGTAAAACCAGCCCGGCGCGACCCGGTGTGCGGTGCTCGCGTCGAGGATCCGCACGCGCGATCCTTCGGCCAGTCCGACCGCTTCGCGCGCGGCGTCGTCGGGCAGACACAGCACCGCGAGATCGGCGCTCCGCAGCGCGTCGCGGCGCGCGGCCGCATCCTTGCGGAGCGCTTCGGGAAGCTCGCAGAGCTCGAAGTCGTCCCGGCCCGAGAGCCAGTCGCGGATGCGAAGGCCGGTCGTTCCGAGGTGGCCGTCGATGAAGACGCGCGGCGACATGGCCGCAGTATACCCGCGAGCGTTCTCAGGGCGACTTCGCAGCGGCGGCCGGATCGGGCTCGGGGTCGACAGCGAGACTCCGATCGCGCGACTCGCGACCGCGCTTCGCGCCGCTCTCGCCCTTCAGTTCTTCCGCGCGCAGCTCGAGCGCCGAGTTTCGCTCGCGAAGCGCCGCCAGCCAGACCTCGAGCTGGCGCGGCGCCGCGTAGACGCGGAATCGGAGCAGTGCCGCGGTCCCGCGATCGCTCTCGACCCGGAGCTCGACGTCGTTCGCGCCGGGTGTGAGTGCGAGCGCGCCGAGCAGCCGGGTGCGATCGGGCGCGAGCAGATCCGAGCTCTCGACCCCGAGCGTGGCATTGCGGGCGACGACGCGACCGATCCGGCTCGACACCAGCGACGGCAGCGCGAGCTCGATTGCCTCCGGTCCAGGAACGCGAACCAGCCGACCGCCGGTGTCGGCGACGACCCGCTGCCAGGAACGCGCGCTGCGGTCGGGCTCGAAGAGCAGCGCGTGAACCGCGAGCACGCCACGCGCGCGCCGCGCGAAGCTCGCCAGCTGCACCAGGTCCGAGGTTCCGTCCGAGCGGCTGAAACGATGGCTCGCCGGACACGGCGCCGGATTGCGGCGCGCCTCGCAAGCGGAAGCCGCCGCGTCCGAGCGCGCGCGTCCGTCGCCGGCGCAGTCGAGGAAGCGGCCCGAGAAGGCCGCGTCTCCGTCGGTCAGGACGACGATCTCCCGCGCGACGCCTTTCGGTGTCGAGTCGAGCCACTCGCGCGCGGTCCAGAGCGCGCAGACCGCATCGGTTCGACCCTCGCCACGCGGGCGCTGCTGGCGGAAGTCCGCCAGCGCCGCGCGCAGACCCTCGACCGGGAGCCCCGGCTCCGCCACCGGCCAGGTCGTCTCGCCGAACGCGATCACGCCGATCTCGAGCCAGTCGTCCTGCGAGAGATCGAGCAGGTGGTCGAGCGCGCGGCGCTCGGCCTCGAGCACGGAGACGGCCTCCGCGCCGCGCCCGTCGCTGCGGAACTCGGTCATCGAGTTCGCGCTCTCGGAGGCGTCGACCAGGATCACCACGCGACGTGGGCCGTCGCCCCGGGACAGCGAGAGCGCGCCCTCGATCGGAAGCTCGAGCTCGTCGACGACCGGCACGATCACGCTTCCGTCCGACTCCGCGTTGACCAGCGGCCAGCGCAGCGTCACGCCGAGATTCGCGAAGATCGGCCCGTAGACGCGCTCGGCGGGCCATTCCGAACGAACGCGATCGGCAACCTCCGCGCGCAGGCGTTCGGGCCAGGCCGGAGCATCGGCCGCGCGCAGCAGCTCGATGCCCGCGGGAACCCCCGCGCGCACCGGCTCGAGCGCATCGGCCTGGTACGGCTCGTGCGCCGGCGGATCGGGCGTCGCGTAGCGCTCGCGCGCGCCGGCCACGCCGGCCGCGAGCAGCAGACCAGCGCAGGCAAGACTCAGGCTCCTTACACGGCGACGCACGCTGTCTTCGAGCGGCCGCACGGGCAGGAAACCTGAGATCCCGGCTCGCCGTCCGAAATGCGGATGACGGCTCCGGATTTTGACCCAGCTCCGCAGCCCCCGTTAGACTCCGGCGGCAGCGAGGAGAAGCGGATGGCAGCAGTAGTGAGCCTCGAGAAACGCGGCGTGCGCGTATCCGCGTCCGTGCTCGAGGAGATCGAGTCGGGCGGGCTCGACGGCTTGGTTGCCGAAGAGCTGATCCGCTGGGGCTTCGATCGCTTCGCACCGCGCATCGCCCTCTCGGCGGGTTTCGGCTCCCCGGACGGAATGGTCCTGCTCGATCTGATGCACCAGATCGACCCGGGCCGGACGCGCGTGTTCACGCTCGACACCGGTCGCCTGCCGCAGGAGACCTACAACCTGATCGACCGCGTCCGCGACCGCTACGAGATCGAAGTCGAGGTCTTCTTCCCGGATCCGGAGCGCGTGCAGAAGATGGTCCGGCAGCACGGCATGAACCTCTTCTACGAGACCGAGGAGAAGCGGAAGCTCTGCTGCGCCGTGCGCAAGGTCGAGCCATTGGAGCGCGCGCTCGCCGGGCTCGACGCCTGGATCAGCGGACTGCGCCCGGAGCAGAGCGTGACTCGCTCGGCCGTCTCCGCGGTCGAGATCGACGAGGTCCACGGCGGTCGGGTGAAGCTCAATCCGCTCGCGGGCTGGAGCAAGGACGACGTCTGGGCCTACGTGAAGAAGCACGCGGTGCCGGTGAATGCGCTCCACGCGCAGGGCTACCCATCGGTGGGCTGCGCGCCCTGCTCGCGCGCGATCCGCGAGGGCGAGGACGAGCGCGCGGGTCGCTGGTGGTGGGAGCGCCCGGAGAGCCGCGAGTGCGGCATCCACACCGGCTACGAGGAAGAGGGTTCGGGAATCTGAGCCGCCGCAGCGGCGAGTCACTCAAACCTCTTCGCCAGCGTCCCCGTCGCCGAGCGAGATGAAGACGTCGTCGCCCTCGACGCGCACCGCGAAGCGGCGCAGATCCTCGGTCACGATTCCACCGCCGGCCGCGCCGGTCTTCACGTCGAAACGGCCGCCGTGCAAGGCGCACTCGAGCTCGTCGCCCTCCAAGTAGCCGTCGCTCAGGCACGCGTACGCGTGCGTGCAGACGTTCGATACCGCGTGGAACGAGCCCGCAAGGTTGCAGAGCGCGACGTCGATCCCCGAGACCCGCACGCTCTTGACCTCGCCCGGCGCGACCTCGCGCACGCTCGCGACCCGCTGCCACTTCATCGCGTCAGGCGAGCTCTGCGTGGCGCGGACAGCTGGTGAGATGGTCGTTCACCATGCCCACCGCCTGCATGTACGCGTAGCAGATGGTCGAGCCGGTGAACTTGAAGCCGCGCGCGGAGAGATCCTTCGAGAGCGCGTCCGACTCCGCGGTGTGCGCCGGAACGTCGGCGATGCGTCGGAAGCGATTCACCCGCGGCCGTCCAGCGACGAAGTCCCAGAGGTACCGGTCGAAGCTGCCGCACTCGGAGACGACGTCCAGGAAGGCACGCGCATTCCCGATCGCCGCGTCGATCTTCTGGCGGTTGCGCACGATTCCCGGGTCGGCGAGGAGCTGCGCCCGTCGCTTCTCGGTGTAGCTTGCGACGAGCTCCGGATCGAAAGCGTCGAAGGCGCGCCGATAGCCCTCGCGCTTGCGCAGGATCGTGAGCCAGGAGAGGCCCGCCTGCGCGCCCTCCAGGATCAGCATCTCGAAGAGCCCGCGGTCGTCGTGGAGCGGCACGCCCCACTGCTCGTCGTGATAGGGGATGTAGAGCGGGTCCTTGTCGGCCCACGGGCAACGAGCGCTCAAGCAGCGAACTCCTCGAACACCGCGCGGCAATCGACGCGCGCTCCGATGTGCGCGAGGAGCAGGTAGGTTCCGGCGAGCTTCCGGTGCAGGAAGATCAGCTCCGTCGGCGGCGCGCGCAGACCCCGGCGCGTGTAGGCGTCGATTCCGATTTCGCGCACCTCGCGCGCGAGCTCGGAGCCCGCGAAGGAGTACGGCCCCGGGCGCCGCAGCGGCTCGGCGACGCGCTCACAGAGGCGATTGAAGGCCGAACGAGCCTCCGGCGCCTCGTCTCCGCGCAGGAGCCCGAGCGCGCTCGCAAGCTCCTCGACCCGCTCCGCATCGCGCGTGATCGTGGCGCGGATCAGCTCCGCGTAGCGCCCGGTGAAGTGCGCCGAGTAGCTGCGCACGGCGCCGAAGTCGAGCAGCGCCACTCGCTCGTGCTTCGGCTCGAACAGGTAGTTCGCGAAGTTCGGGTCGGTCTGGACGAAGCGGAACTCGAAGAGCTCGCGGAAGACCAGCCGGAGCAGCTTCGCGCCCACCTCGTCGCGGCGGCTCTGCGGATGCTCGGGCGAGCGCAGGTCCTCGAGCGGTAGCCCGCGGACCCGGTCCGAGGCCAGCACGCTGCGCGTCGAGAGATCCGCGTGAACGCACGGGACCAGCACGGCCGGATCGTCGCCGACCAGGTTGCGGTACTGCGCCTGGCTCCGCGCCTCGCGCGCGTAGTCCGCCTCGCGGCGCAGCTCCTCCTTCAGCTCGGGAATCACCCGATCGAGGTCCAGGCCCGCAGGCACCAGCCGCAGGCCGCGCAGCACCAGCACCAGGTTGTCGACGTCGCCGTCGATGCTGCGCTCGATCCCGGGGTACTGCAGCTTCAGCGCCAGGTCGCGGCCGTCGCCCGCGGTGGCCGCGTGTACCTGGCCGATCGAAGCCGCGGCCAGCGGCTCGAAGTCGAACTCCGCGAAGCGGCTCTTCCAGCCGCGGCCGAACTCGCGCGCGAGAACCTGCCGGACCTGCGCCTCGGGCATGAAATGCGCGTGGCTCTGCAGCTGCGCGAGCGCCTCGCGAAGTCGAGGCGGCAGCATCCCCTCGCCTTGGAGCGAGAGCAGCTGGCCGAGCTTCATCGCCGCGCCGCGAAGATCCGCGAGCGTCTCGGAGATCCGCGCGGCGTTCGCGCTCGTCATGAGCAGCGAGCCGTCGCGCTCGCCCGCTCCCGTCGCGCGGCGCAGGAGCTCGAGGGCGGACTCGCCCGCGATTCCCGCGACCAGCCCGGCCAGGCGTGCGATCCGCTCGGCGCGCCCGTCGGGGACGCGCGCGGTCCTCTGCTGCGCTCGCGACGTCGGACGCTCCTTCATGCGCGCGAGTCTATCCGATCGCCCATGCCCACGGAGCGACCCCGGCGAGGTACGCGGCGTACAGACCCGAGTAGAACGCCGCGACGAGCGCGCCGAAGAGCAAGAGACCGACGGCCCCGAAGCTCTCCGCTTCGGCACTCGCAGCCGCGCGAGGCGCGACACATGCGCGATGCGCGAGTCCGCCGAGCAGCAGACCCGCGGCGACGTCGACCGCGTAGTGCTGCTTCGTCGTGCAGACGGATGCGGCGATGCAGGCGGTCCAGGCCAGCGCGGCCGCGCCCGACGGCCGGTCCACCCGCCACGCCGCGAGCGCCGCGAGTAGCGCCAGAGCGAGGTGCAGCGACGGGAACAGGTTGAAGGGCGGGTCCAGGAAGTACAGCAGCTGCAGCAGCCAGCCCGCGAAGCCTGCATCGGCATACAGCCGCACATCCGGGCGCAGGCCAACCGAGGTGACGGGGAAGAGCAGGAAAGCGGCGAGCGCCAGCGCAATCACAAGCGCGTACGCGAGCGCCACGCGGCGGAAAACGACCGGATCCCGCACCACGAAGATCGGCAGCAGACTCATCGGCAGGATCGACCAGTAGACGCCGACGGATTCGAGCAGGAACGGAATGGCGGCGTCGAGCGGAGTCCGGAGCGAGCGAGCGCCCTCGGGGTCGCTGGCGAGAAATCCGACCGCGAAGTAGCCGACGAGAAAATACGCCAGAACCGAGCCCGTGAGCATCGCGCGCTCGCGCATGGAGCGAGTGTCGCGCGCGATACCGCATCGGAGCAACCGACCGCTGCTCAGCTCGCGTGCACTCGTTGCACGGTCTCGACGCAGATCCCCGAGACCGATCGAGCCGCTTCGCCGCGAGGCGCTCCATTTCGCCGGTACGGTGATTGCACCGGGTCGAGACGAATGGACGAACCGCTCGCGTCGGAGACATCGATCCGAACCGGCTGCCCCTATTGCGGGGTCGGCTGCGGCCTGTCCGTAAGCGTAGCGGGCGGGCGCGTGCTGAAGGTCCGGGGAGACCGCGAGCATCGCTCGAGCCGCGGCGAGGTCTGCATGAAGGCCGCGGCGTTGCCGCCAACCGTCGCACGCGAGGGTCGGGCCGATCGCGCTCGAATTCGAACGCGCGCCTCGGGACGCTTCGCCGAGACGAGCGTCGCGACCGCGGTCGCGCGAGCCGCTGCCGAGCTGCGCCGCATCGTAAACGCTCACGGTCCGGACGCGATCGCCTTCTACGGTTCGGGGCACCTCTCGACCGAGGACTACTACACGCTCGCGAAGCTCGTGAAGGGCTTCCTCGGCACTGACAATCTCGACACGAACTCGCGGCTCTGCATGGCCAGCGCCGTCGCCGGGTACAAGCGCGCCTTCGGAGCGGACGCTCCACCGGGAAGCTACGCCGACATCGACGAGGCGGAAGTCTTCCTGATCGTCGGCGCCAACCTCGCCGACTGCCACCCGGTGCTGTTCCGACGCGTAGCGAAGCGGCTCGACGCCGCACCCGAGACCGTGCGCGTGATCGTCGTCGATCCCCGCAGGACCGAAACCTGCGACATCGCGCACTCGCACCTCTCGCTGCGCCCTGGAACCGATGTCGCGCTGCTGAACGCGATGCTGCACATCGCGATTCGAGAAGGGCACGTCGACAAGCCGTTCCTCGAGCGGAGAACGGAGGGCTTCGCCGCGGTGCGCGATGCCGTCGAGAGCTGGACGCCGGAGGTCGCCGAGGAGCTCTGCGGCGTGCCTTCGGCCGCGATCGTCGACGCCGCGCGCACGTTCGCGCGCTCGCGCAAGGCCGTGGTGCTCTGGGCCATGGGAGCCAACCAGAGCTCGCACGGCACCGCGAAGAACGCCGCGATACTGAACCTGTGCCTGGCCACCGGGAACGTGGGCCGCCCCGGCTGCGGGCCACTCTCGCTCACGGGCCAGCCCAACGCCATGGGGGGGAGAGAGGTCGGCGCGCTCGCGGGCCTGCTGCCGGGTCACCGCAGCCTCAGCGATGCGAATGATCGAAACACCGTCGCGAAGCACTGGAAGGTTCCCGTCGAGCGCTTGCCGGAACGGCCCGGCCGCACGGCCACGGAGATCTTCGCGGGCCTCGAGGACGGCAGCGTTCGCGCCATCTGGATCCTGGCGACGAACCCAGCCGCGTCGCTTCCGGATCTCGAGCGCGCCCGTCGAGGTCTGCGCCGCGCCGAGCTCGTCGTCGTGCAAGACGCGTTCTTCCCGACCGACACGACCGACCTCGCGCACGTGGTGCTGCCGGCCGCCGCATGGGCCGAGAAAGACTGCGTGATGACGAACAGCGAGCGTGTCGTAACGCTCCACCGCAAGGCGGTCGAGCCGCCGGGCCACGCGCTGCCGGATTGGCGTTTGCTCGCGCTGCTCGCGCACGAGCTAGGCTTCGGGGCATCGTTCGCCTGGCCCAGCGCCGCCGAGATCTTCGACGAGTTCCGAACTCTGACGGCCGGAACCACCTGCGACCTCTCGGGCGTCACGCACGCGCGCCTCGCCTCCGGGCCCTTGCAGTGGCCCTGCCCGTCCGGGGAGCACCCTGGATCGGAACGGCGCTACGAGGTGCGCTTCGCCACCGCGAGCGGACGGGCCCGTCTCGAAGCAGTGCAGCCGCATCCGCCCGCCGAGCCGACCAGTCACGAGTTCCCGCTGGTGCTCACGACCGGCCGGCTGGGGCCGCACTGGCATACGCGCACGCGCACCCGCTGGTCGCGCAATCTCGAGAACCGGGCTCCGGAGCCAATCCTCGAGATGCACGCGAGCGACGCCCGACGCGTCGGAGTGGTCGACGGAGGCTTCGCCGAGATCCGGTCACGCCGAGGCGAGGTCGTAGCGCAGGTCCGAGTCACTTCGGAGATCTCGCCCGGAACGGTGTTCCTGCCGTTTCACTGGACCAGGCTAGACGGTCCCGAGAAGTCCGCGAACAACCTGACGCACGCGGCGCTGGATCCGATCTCGAAACAGCCGGAGCTCAAGCACTGCGCGGTGCGGGTACGCGCGCTCCGATCGCCGGAGGATGGAGCGTGACGGAACGCCGACTCGTGATGGTCGGAAACGGCATGGCCGGACTCGCCTGCCTCGACGCGATCCTGCAGCGCGACCCGTCGTGGAAAACGACCGTGTTCGGAGACGAGCCGCACCTCGGTTACAACCGGATTCTCCTCTCGACGCTGCTCGCCGGTGAATGCAGCCTGGAGGAGACGATCACGCACGACGCGTCGTGGTACGCGCAGCGCGAGGTCACGCCACGCACCGGCGTTCGCGTAGTGTCCGTCGACCGCGAACGCCGTCTCGTGCGCGACGACTCTGGTGCGGAGACGGCCTACGACCGGCTGCTGCTCGCGACCGGATCGGAGGCGACGGTTCCGCCGATCGCCGGCGTGCGGCGCGCGGGGGTGCACGTATTCCGCACGCTCGAGGACACCAGCTCGATTCTAGCCGAGGCACGCCGCGCGAGACGCGCAGTCGTGATCGGGGGCGGTCTGCTCGGCCTCGAGGCAGCGCGTGGCCTCGCCAAGGCCAAGGTCGAAGTCTGCGTCGTCCACCTGATGCCGTGGCTGATGGAGCAGCAGCTCGACGCCGCTGCCGGAGCTCTGCTTCGCGACGCGATGCAGCGTCTGGGCGTGCGGGTGCTGCTCGAACGCAAGACGCTCCGGATCGAGGGCGAGGGCGAGCGCGGTCGAGTCGCGCGCGTCGTGCTCGAGGGCGACGAGACGCTCGATGCAGATCTTGTCGTAATCGCAACCGGAATCCGACCGCGTGTCGAGCTCGCGCGTGACGCCGGTCTCGAAGTGAAGCGCGGAATCGTCGTGGACGACTTCCTGCGCAGCAGCGACCCCGCGATCTTCGCCGTGGGTGAGTGCGTCGAACACCGCAGTCGCTGCTACGGCCTCGTCGCGCCGCTCTACGAGCAGGGCGTCTGCCTCGCGCACGCCCTGAACGGCGACGAATCGAAGCCCTATCAGGGTTCGCTCGTCCACGCGAAGCTCAAGGTCGCCGGAGTGAACCTGCTCTCCGTCGGGCGATTCACTCCGTCTCCGGAGGCGCGCGCGAGCGAGGCGCTGCGGGTCGAGGACAGCGGGGCCGGCCTGTACCGAAAGGTGCTGATCGAAGACGGCGCGGTGGTCGGGGCGATCCTGATGGGTCAGATCGAAGATGGCCCGAGACTCGTGAACCTGGTCGCGAAGGGCGTGCCGGTTCGCGACGAGACGGAACGCCGGTCGCTCCTGCTCGGCTCGCTGGCCGCGGGCGCGGCCACCGCCGCGGCCGAAGCGGACGAAGCGACGGCCGCGGCCGAGCTGGCCTCGGGCGACATCGTATGTGGATGCATGGGAGTGACCAAGGGCTCGATCGTCGCCGCGATCGAAGCCGGGGCCACCACGCTCGTCGAGATCCGGCGCGCGACTCGCGCTTCAACCTCGTGTGGAAGCTGCGCGGGAACCTGTCAGGCGCTGATCCGCGTGGTCACGGGCGGCGCCTGTGGCCCGACCGGTCCGAAGCTTCTCTGTGAGTGCGTGCCTCACACGAAGGAGGATCTACGACGCGGCCTGCGCAACCAGAATCTGCGCAGCGTCTCCGAAGTGCTTCGCGTCTACGGCAACGACGCGGGCTGCGCCACCTGCCGGCCCGCGCTCTCGTTCCTGGTGGACGAGGTCTGGCAGGGCGGACACACGGAGGAGCGCGCGAGCCGCTTCGTGAACGACCGGGTGCACGCGAACATCCAGAAGGACGGCCGGTTCTCGGTCGTGCCGCGAATTCGCGGCGGGATCACCTCGGCCGCCGAGCTGCGCAAGATCGCCGATGTCGCGGAGAAGTACGCGGTGCCGATGGTGAAGATCACCGGCGGACAGCGGCTCGACCTGCTCGGAGTGCGCAAGCAGGACTTGCCATCGATCTGGCGCGATCTGGGCCTGCCGAGCGGCCACGCCTACGCGAAAGCGGTTCGCACGGTGAAGACCTGCGTCGGCACCGAGTTCTGCCGCTTCGGAGTGGGCGACTCCACGCGCCTCGGAGTACGCCTCGAGGAGAGCACCGAGCGGCTCCACACGCCCCACAAGGTGAAGCTGGGTGTCACCGGATGTCCGCGAAACTGCGCGGAGGTCACCGTGAAGGACATCGGAGTGATGGCGATCCAGGGCGGCTGGGAAGTGTACGTGGGGGGCGCCGCGGGCATGCGCGTTCGCAAGGCCGACCTGCTCGTGCGCGTCGAGCACGAGGTCGGAGCGCTCGAGGCGACTCACTTGTTCCTTCAGTACTACCGCGAGAACGCGGAGTATCTCGAACGAACCTACGACTTCGTCGAACGGCTTGGAATCAGCCGGATCCGCTCAGAGACGGTCGACGCTCCCGGGGAGGTGCGCGCCGCCCTGCTCGAGCGCTTCCAGCGCTCCCGGGCGATCGCGATCGAGCCGTGGTCGAGCGAGGGAGAACGACCCGCGACCTCCCACCAGTTCGAGGAGCTTCCGGCCGTCGCGCCTCCCAGCCAACGTGGCTTCGTCAGGGTCGCGGCGCTCGACGAGCTGCCGCTCGGCGAAGGTCGCGCCGTGCGCGTCGGCCGGCGCGAGATCGCCGTATTCCGCAGCGGCCCGCGGGAGGTGCACGCGACGCACGCGCGCTGTCCTCACGCAAACGGTCCGCTCGCCGACGGAATCCTCGCGGGCCGGCAGGTCACCTGCCCGCTGCACGGCTGGAAGATCGACGTCGAGGACGGCTCGGCGGCCTCACCCGCCGGAAACTGCGACGCGGTCCCGACCTACCCGGTCGAGCTTCGCGGAGACGAGGTCTGGATCGAGGTGCCGGCGGGCCCGCGCGCGAGTACCGCCAGCGGACGTCCGGACGGAGGCTGAGATGGAATCGGGAGACCGAGCCACGCGCATCGAGCTCGCGAACTTCTCGAGCCCGCCGATGCGGGCGTTCCACATGAGCTGGCTTGCGTTCTTCACTTCGTTCGTCGGGTGGTTCGCGGTGGCGCCGCTCATGCCGCTGATACGAGGGGATCTGGGCTTGAGCCGGCAGCAGATCGGAACCAGCGTGATCGCCTCGGTCGCGCTGACCTTCTTGGCACGGCTTCTGGCCGGTCGGCTGCTCGATCGCTTCGGGCCGCGGCGCATCTACTCGGCGCTGCTCGTGCTGGGCTCCGTGCCGGTGATGGCGATCGGACTCGCGCGGAGCTACGAGAGCTTCCTGCTGCTCCGCATGGCGATCGGCGCGATCGGCGCCTCGTTCGTCGTCACGCAGTACCACACCTCGCTGATGTTCGCGCCGAACGTCGTGGGAACGGCGAACGCAACTGCGGCGGGCTGGGGAAATCTCGGTGGGGGCGCAGCGCAGCTGCTGATGCCGCTCGCTCTCGGACTGCTCGTGAGCGCCGGCGTCGAATCGGCACTGGGCTGGAGGCTGGCAATGATCGCGCCCGGCGTCGCCATGCTCGTGATGGGAGTCCTGTACGCCCGCGGCGTGCAGGACACGCCGCAGGGGAACTTCGAGGATCTGCAGGCCGGCCGATCTCGCGGGGCACCGGGCGGCAGCTTCTCGAGCGCCGCTCGCGATCCTCGTGTCTGGGCGCTGTTCGTCGCTTACGGCGCGTGCTTCGGTCTCGAGCTCACGCTCGACAACGTGGCCGCGCTGTACTTCTTCGACCGCTTCGAGCTCGATCTGACCCAAGCCGGCGCGGTCGCAGCCGGCTTCGGCGCCATGAACCTGTTCGCGCGCCCGCTCGGCGGCTGGCTCTCGGATCGAGTCGGAAGCTCGCGGGGCGTAACCGGGCGCGCGACCCTGCTGGGCCTGCTGCTGCTCTTCGAGGGCTTCGCGCTGCTCGCGTTCTCGCGCGCGAATGCGCTCTGGCTTGCGATTCCCGCCCTGCTCGTCGTCGGACTCTTCGTGAAGATGTCGAACGGAGCGACCTACGGGGTGGTTCCGTTCCTGAATCGGCGCGCGCTCGGCTCGGTGACGGGAATCGTGGGCGCGGGCGGGAACGCCGGCGCGGTCGCCGCGGGATTTCTCTTCCGCGACGAGTCGCTCGCGACGCAGGACGCCTTCCTGGTGCTGGGCGCGATCGTGACCTTCGTCTCCGCGTTCGCGTTCCTGCTGAGCCTCTGGGTCGAGGATCGCTCGGGCGTCGAGGCGCCAGCGCTCGGTAGCGAGCTGTCGACCTGAGCGCGACGGACGCGTCAGCGCCCCTTGAAGACCGGCGTGCGCTTCTCGAGCAGCGCGGCGACGCCCTCTTTCGAGTCCTCGGTCTCGAAGGTCCGCGACTGCAGCTGCGCCTCGCTCTCGGCCGCGGGAACCGGATCCCAGTCGCAGTTCCGGTACAGCGAGCGCTTGGTCCAGCGCACCGCGATCGGCGCGGCGGAGGCGATCTCTCGCGCGAGCTCGAGCGAGCGCGGCATGACCTCGGCCTCGGGCACGGCGTGGTTCACGATGCCGATCTCCGCGGCCTCGGCGCCCGAGACGATCCGCCCGGTGAAGAGCAGCTCCGCGGCGCGCGGCAGCCCGACCAGGCGCGGCAGGATGTAGGTCGTCGCCATTCCCGGGTGGATGCCGAGCCGCGTGAAGTTCGCGCCGTAGCGCGCGTCGCGATCACCGACGCGGATGTCGCAGACGACGGCCAGCCCGAAGCCGCCGCCGATCGCGTGGCCCTGCAGCGCGCCGATCACCGGGATCTCGATCGAGAGGATCGACAGGAACGGCTTGTACATGTTGAACGAGCGCTCGTTCGGAAGCAGCGTACGCGTCGCGCCGCCGTCTCGCTGCACACCGGTCTTGAAGTCGGCCCCCGCGCAGAAGCTCTTGCCGCGACCGGTGATGATCACGCAGCGCAGCTCCGGGTCCTCCTTCACGCGGGCGATGCTCGCGCGCAGGCCCTCGAACACGTCCTCGGTCATGCTGTTGCGGTTCTCGGGACGGTTCAGCGTGATCGTCGCGATGAAGTCCTTCGCCTCGTACAGGACCGCCGGCTCGCTC
This genomic interval from Deltaproteobacteria bacterium contains the following:
- a CDS encoding phosphatase PAP2 family protein encodes the protein MLAVSPDLQHAPARYAYGQAAADPAIGAAGSDRCLRRERFVHSSRPGAITVPAKWSASRRSGSIGLGDLRRDRATSARELSSGRLLRCGIARDTRSMRERAMLTGSVLAYFLVGYFAVGFLASDPEGARSLRTPLDAAIPFLLESVGVYWSILPMSLLPIFVVRDPVVFRRVALAYALVIALALAAFLLFPVTSVGLRPDVRLYADAGFAGWLLQLLYFLDPPFNLFPSLHLALALLAALAAWRVDRPSGAAALAWTACIAASVCTTKQHYAVDVAAGLLLGGLAHRACVAPRAAASAEAESFGAVGLLLFGALVAAFYSGLYAAYLAGVAPWAWAIG
- a CDS encoding nitrate reductase catalytic subunit, whose amino-acid sequence is MDEPLASETSIRTGCPYCGVGCGLSVSVAGGRVLKVRGDREHRSSRGEVCMKAAALPPTVAREGRADRARIRTRASGRFAETSVATAVARAAAELRRIVNAHGPDAIAFYGSGHLSTEDYYTLAKLVKGFLGTDNLDTNSRLCMASAVAGYKRAFGADAPPGSYADIDEAEVFLIVGANLADCHPVLFRRVAKRLDAAPETVRVIVVDPRRTETCDIAHSHLSLRPGTDVALLNAMLHIAIREGHVDKPFLERRTEGFAAVRDAVESWTPEVAEELCGVPSAAIVDAARTFARSRKAVVLWAMGANQSSHGTAKNAAILNLCLATGNVGRPGCGPLSLTGQPNAMGGREVGALAGLLPGHRSLSDANDRNTVAKHWKVPVERLPERPGRTATEIFAGLEDGSVRAIWILATNPAASLPDLERARRGLRRAELVVVQDAFFPTDTTDLAHVVLPAAAWAEKDCVMTNSERVVTLHRKAVEPPGHALPDWRLLALLAHELGFGASFAWPSAAEIFDEFRTLTAGTTCDLSGVTHARLASGPLQWPCPSGEHPGSERRYEVRFATASGRARLEAVQPHPPAEPTSHEFPLVLTTGRLGPHWHTRTRTRWSRNLENRAPEPILEMHASDARRVGVVDGGFAEIRSRRGEVVAQVRVTSEISPGTVFLPFHWTRLDGPEKSANNLTHAALDPISKQPELKHCAVRVRALRSPEDGA
- a CDS encoding MFS transporter, with the protein product MESGDRATRIELANFSSPPMRAFHMSWLAFFTSFVGWFAVAPLMPLIRGDLGLSRQQIGTSVIASVALTFLARLLAGRLLDRFGPRRIYSALLVLGSVPVMAIGLARSYESFLLLRMAIGAIGASFVVTQYHTSLMFAPNVVGTANATAAGWGNLGGGAAQLLMPLALGLLVSAGVESALGWRLAMIAPGVAMLVMGVLYARGVQDTPQGNFEDLQAGRSRGAPGGSFSSAARDPRVWALFVAYGACFGLELTLDNVAALYFFDRFELDLTQAGAVAAGFGAMNLFARPLGGWLSDRVGSSRGVTGRATLLGLLLLFEGFALLAFSRANALWLAIPALLVVGLFVKMSNGATYGVVPFLNRRALGSVTGIVGAGGNAGAVAAGFLFRDESLATQDAFLVLGAIVTFVSAFAFLLSLWVEDRSGVEAPALGSELST
- a CDS encoding enoyl-CoA hydratase/isomerase family protein, whose amino-acid sequence is MSEPAVLYEAKDFIATITLNRPENRNSMTEDVFEGLRASIARVKEDPELRCVIITGRGKSFCAGADFKTGVQRDGGATRTLLPNERSFNMYKPFLSILSIEIPVIGALQGHAIGGGFGLAVVCDIRVGDRDARYGANFTRLGIHPGMATTYILPRLVGLPRAAELLFTGRIVSGAEAAEIGIVNHAVPEAEVMPRSLELAREIASAAPIAVRWTKRSLYRNCDWDPVPAAESEAQLQSRTFETEDSKEGVAALLEKRTPVFKGR